One Malania oleifera isolate guangnan ecotype guangnan chromosome 10, ASM2987363v1, whole genome shotgun sequence genomic region harbors:
- the LOC131166114 gene encoding uncharacterized protein LOC131166114, with translation MSKKNSLARRKKQHEFELQREKEEREKKANKLQANKNKMKVDGSGKKMKKGAGGFQVGKRKVKTKLTALAKAKAAQAMEVDN, from the exons ATGTCGAAGAAGAACAGTTTAGCTCGCAGGAAGAAGCAGCACGAATTCGAGCTCCAAA gagagaaagaagagagagaaaagaaagccAACAAGCTCCAGGCGAATAAGAATAAGATGAAA GTTGATGGTAGTGgcaagaaaatgaagaaaggcgCTGGTGGATTTCAAGTTGGGAAGAGAAAAGTGAAGACCAAACTGACAGCATTGGCAAAAGCTAAAGCTGCTCAAGCTATGGAGGTTGACAATTAA